The Streptomyces sp. Mut1 genome window below encodes:
- a CDS encoding DUF6008 family protein, protein MDHSGMPGMAPTVSTVDTVGAVLFIGWAVAMWAAVAVLAVGNRREVRPWLYKVAVGLVGVGVVGQIGHFQEHVTQAGYWIAHPYAPAWMTPWADSFARGMGQVDAGKPALGMEILHLVGNFIFLAGLVGIVQITHRVAGQLKARKWARMGVWMQGIHGIEHIVLTASVALGASRAIGLSTWFGAIEPGPALATYRVWWHFVANAVGTVILGIAVYHLWKEKRAVRESFGLLGDVEVAAAPAGSEEGSASALEPLGRH, encoded by the coding sequence ATGGATCACTCCGGCATGCCTGGGATGGCACCCACCGTTTCGACGGTGGACACCGTGGGCGCTGTTCTCTTCATCGGCTGGGCCGTCGCGATGTGGGCCGCCGTCGCCGTGCTCGCGGTCGGGAACCGGAGGGAGGTGAGGCCGTGGCTGTACAAAGTCGCCGTGGGGCTCGTAGGCGTTGGCGTGGTGGGCCAGATCGGCCACTTCCAGGAACATGTCACGCAGGCCGGCTACTGGATCGCCCATCCCTACGCTCCCGCGTGGATGACTCCGTGGGCCGACAGCTTTGCCCGTGGGATGGGTCAGGTCGACGCCGGCAAGCCCGCCCTCGGGATGGAGATCCTGCACCTGGTGGGCAACTTCATCTTCCTCGCCGGACTGGTCGGCATCGTGCAGATCACGCACCGGGTCGCCGGACAGCTGAAGGCGCGCAAGTGGGCCAGGATGGGCGTCTGGATGCAGGGCATCCACGGCATCGAGCACATCGTGCTGACGGCTTCCGTGGCGCTGGGCGCGAGCCGGGCCATCGGACTGTCCACCTGGTTCGGAGCCATCGAACCGGGCCCGGCACTGGCGACGTACCGGGTCTGGTGGCACTTTGTGGCCAACGCGGTGGGCACGGTCATCCTCGGTATCGCCGTCTACCACCTCTGGAAGGAGAAGCGGGCGGTCAGGGAGAGTTTCGGTCTCCTGGGGGACGTGGAAGTCGCGGCTGCCCCGGCCGGCTCCGAGGAGGGCTCCGCGAGCGCACTCGAACCTCTGGGGCGCCACTGA